The segment gggcaggggaaggggaggcGAAGCCgggggttaaaaaaaaccacccggaatttaaaaataaaccccaaagacgcaacaaaaacaggaaaaccaaagaaaaccgGGATTTCTCTCTCTGGGGGAGAATCcgagctgctcccagggctgcgGCCGGGGAAGATTTTGGGAAAATTCCCCAAATTTCTCTGTCCCGGCCCCCGCCCCGGTTTTTTCtccaaaaggggaaaaaccGAGCGCGGCTCCCGAAGCCCCCGCGGCTCCTCCAGAGCCCGAAAATTCGggataaaaaatcaaaatgcgGCGGCTCCGAGCCCCGAGCGGGAtcgggaggaggaggaggaggaggaggaaggagcggccgagggaggaaggggaaagaggaagaggaggaataaTTAAACCCCACTTAATTAAGGCCACAAAAAGCGGATTTTTCCAGCGGAGCGCTGGAGAGAGaactaagaggaaaaaaccccaaaacaccaaaacaaaaagaaagaaaaaaataaaaaaataaagaaaagacagaaaaaaaaagaaatacaaataaagacacaattttttttaacacccCCCCGTTTATCACCGCAATAAAAACGCACCCGGGGGGCGAATTTGGGCTGGGAAATGGAGTTTTTTTGCCCGTTTTTTTTTGGCCGGAGGAGCGGGGCGGGCTCGGGGCTTTGTTCAACGTGAAGGTCCCGGCCCGGAGCGGGCAGATGTCGCTGTTGCTCCACCGAGCCGCTCCCGGCGGCGACAACTTGACCCCCGTGACGTCTCCGCCGTCTGAATCATCAAGGCCATTTTCAATCCTCATTGGCCTGAACATCACGTGGGGGTGAAggatggagggggaaaaaaatagaaaaaaggaggaaaaaaaaaaaaaaagggaaaaataaaaaaaaaattgaaaaaaaaaataagaagggCGGGGGCGGAGGGGGGTGAAAAGCGATGCGTGGGTAATTACGGggctccattttttttttttttttaatttttttttttctccccttccctctccctctctctctctctctctctctctcctccttccccccctCGCTAAAAAAAAGATGTCAGCCCCTGGCTGGAGTATTCCTCCCGCCAAGCGCTCCCGAGGAAAATGTCATGTCCCAACAGCGCGGCTCCCAACGCCTTCCTGATGGAGCCCCTGGGCCGCGCCGACAATTTCCCGTCCGGCCCGGGGCTCTTCGGCCCGCCCGGAGACTTCGGGGCCCTGCGGAGCTGCGGGGCCCTCCCGAAGCGCGACGAGGCCTCGCTGGGCTCCTTCCCGTCCTACCTGGCCCAGCTGGACTCGTGGGCCGAGCCCAAGAGCGCGTTCCGGCTGGAGCAAGCCCggcccagctgctccttcccgGCCGTCAAGGAGGAGAGCGGCTGCTGCCTGTTCGCGGCGGAGAAGCGGCGCAAGGAGCCGCCCGAGGCCGCGCTGTTCCCCGAGCCCTGCGGGCCCGAGCTGCCCGTGCCCGGCTTTTATCGCTTCCCCTCGCTGGAGAAAAGCCCCGAGGAGTTCCCGGCGCCGTTCCCGGCCCGCAGCGAGCAGCTGGaagcggccccgccgccgccgccgcctccccccGAGCGGGGCTCGCCGCAATTCCGGGGGAATCTCCCCGAAAACGCCGGCGCGGAGCGGCCGCAGCCGCCGCAGGGGGaaatcaaaagggaaaaaacgAAAGCGAGCGCGGGCGAGGCGGAGAAGGAGCTGGGTAAAAGCACCGACACCGGCAGCACGGATAACTCGGACAGCGAGGCCAAAGGTAGGCGAGGATCCGCCCGGGTCCCTCCGTTCCGGGGCTGGAGGGGTTAAATTTCACCGGGGGATGCTCCGTGCTCCGCCGCTTCCCCCGCAGAAATCGGGGCTAAAACAATCGCTCCGGGAGGGGAAAATTAACCCCGGTGGTGGCGattgaaaatgtggtttttgCGCGTcggggctggaggggaggaaagagcgcggaggatgaggaggaaaatCCGCGTTTGGTGCcagaaaaaggctggaaaatcgGAGTTTGTGGAGAGTTTGCTTTGGAATCGCGGAGATTTGGGGGGCTCCGGGCTCGGGGGGGCTCTCGGGAGGCGCTCGTTGTGGTTTCCCCGAGGGGCGAACCCCGATTTTCGCCCCCTTTTTTTTGAGGGGGATTCTTGGTTTCCGCGCGTGGGGCGGGAATTGGTTTCCTCTGGCCTTGGCTCGGGgtcaaaaccaaaccaaaaccaaagaaaaaaatagaaaaaaaaaagaaatgagagatgtattcaaatgaaaataatgaaaataatgaaaatcatGGAAATCATGCAAATCATGCAAATCatgaaaatcattaaaatcaCGGAAATCATGGAAATCATGGAAATGCAAAAGCGCGGAGCAGAATCCGCAGCTCCGGGCGGGAATTGCGGCTCCTTCCAGGGCTGGAAAGAGGCTCCGGGagaggaaaaagcttttttccatttaactttaatttgttttgttcctgCCGGATCGAGGTCTCGCTTGCGGAggcaaaaaaatgtttcagttgtGCCGAGCagatgttttgggtttgggattCTCCCGAGGCGCGGCTCGCACGGAAAGCTGTTGGATTCTCGCTGGAGAGCCTGAAAATTTGGGATATTCGGggtttatttccctttttaacCCCAAACCGGGTAAATCCAGAGGCGGATTCGGCCAGCGGGAATGACGGGATTGgattttctgggggaaaaaaccccaaaaacgCTCAGGGAAAATCCCGCTCGGATCTAAGCCTGGCTTTGCCTGCGCTGTGGGGATTAAAACATCCCAAAATTCCGGCTCCGTGCacacccccaaaaaatcctGGCCCCGACAAAACCTCTCCACCAAAACCGGCCTTGGCGGGGagcaaaattcagaaattctctttttttccaccctCTTTATTTTGTGGAATCATTCCCGTTTTTGGTTTGGGGAATCGGGAGGGGAAGAcgatttatttttgttttaatctgaGGGTTGAGCTGCGAttccacccaaaaaaaaaacaacaaaaaaaaaaccaaaacaaaggggaaaaaagcaaagtcaAGGTTATCAAAACGCCGCGAATCTGCCCCAAAACGCCAGCGCCGGGAGAGGTTTTGGTGGCAGaaaacctccccaaaaaaaggttattttggGCTGGATCTGCGttatgggaggaaaaaatggaaatggaaataaataaaaag is part of the Parus major isolate Abel unplaced genomic scaffold, Parus_major1.1 Scaffold540, whole genome shotgun sequence genome and harbors:
- the LOC107199264 gene encoding homeobox protein Hox-C10, giving the protein MSCPNSAAPNAFLMEPLGRADNFPSGPGLFGPPGDFGALRSCGALPKRDEASLGSFPSYLAQLDSWAEPKSAFRLEQARPSCSFPAVKEESGCCLFAAEKRRKEPPEAALFPEPCGPELPVPGFYRFPSLEKSPEEFPAPFPARSEQLEAAPPPPPPPPERGSPQFRGNLPENAGAERPQPPQGEIKREKTKASAGEAEKELGKSTDTGSTDNSDSEAKGRRGSARVPPFRGWRG